From a single Eleginops maclovinus isolate JMC-PN-2008 ecotype Puerto Natales chromosome 20, JC_Emac_rtc_rv5, whole genome shotgun sequence genomic region:
- the LOC134882415 gene encoding G0/G1 switch protein 2-like, whose product MGSMRELIPFAREILAQRPSRGLLKVYLLGSVFAVLGTVFGLLETVCHPFSSGETMDAEMVLMLAREQRTIEAEMRGQEEEDEELVQETRAATQSMNLDQTHRLIQRSMSNRLHAS is encoded by the coding sequence ATGGGAAGCATGCGGGAGTTGATCCCCTTCGCTAGAGAGATTCTGGCTCAGAGACCCAGCCGCGGTCTGCTGAAGGTCTACCTGCTGGGTTCAGTATTTGCAGTGCTGGGGACAGTCTTTGGCCTGCTGGAAACAGTGTGTCACCCCTTTTCCTCGGGTGAGACCATGGATGCCGAGATGGTACTCATGTTGGCCCGGGAGCAGAGAACTATTGAGGCTGAGATGAGgggacaagaggaggaggatgaggagctGGTGCAGGAAACTAGGGCTGCGACCCAAAGCATGAACCTGGACCAGACCCACAGACTCATCCAGCGCAGCATGTCCAACCGGCTGCACGCTTCCTAA
- the LOC134883033 gene encoding laminin subunit beta-3-like — MRILLLLAAIAAASQAQTDCSRGACYPPSNDLLLGRSHQLHATSTCGLTGSEVYCTPYEQRRMKCCPCDSRNPNAQLAHTVRDVLSTAGPERWWQSRKELTPVTLQLDLGNLFQLDNLLLSFKGPRPNAFVIERTLDNGRVWQPTLYLATDCAKSFPGIPTTTPLNLEHTYCYTLPPTGANPYHDHTIQYSPLRQYAYVPASKSQKIEDVSGVTGLRVRLTELGDVPRLPGRALSRFYALKEMRVLGSCMCHGHANRCLPEAYNSPQSSIQVNPQCDCQHNTAGVNCERCDELYNDLPWSPAEEGDPHTCKRCECNNHAQRCHFDQAVYEASGRSSGGVCEGCLHHTTGPKCDQCAPGYQPNPRSQMDRPDACLRCVCSAEGTVNGGRCDESTGLCQCKVNVEGPRCDRCKRGYYGLSASNPLGCSKCSCSVDGSLAEVCDPITGQCPCRPHFQGLNCEVCSEGYWKPFLSGGCTPCNCDPTRSYSDRCDQVTGQCQCRPGFQGRGCTECPDNTYGDALIGCKPCECNNHAQRCHFDQAVYEASGRRSGGVCEGCLHHTTGPKCDQCAPGYQPNPRSQMDRPDACLRCVCSAEGTVNGGRCDDSTGLCQCKVNVEGPRCDRCKRGYYGLSASNPLGCSKCSCSLDGSLAEVCDPITGQCPCRPHFHGLNCEVCSKGYWKPSLSGRCTPCNCDPTRSYSDTCDQVTGQCQCRPGFGGRGCTECPDNTYGDALIGCKPCRCDAEGTLPEVCDKQTGECLCRPGVTGTSCDSCSPGHCDSFPGCSTCPSCFFTLDAQIQNMSSALGKLSPTVPTRPGGSGVLGNFGPRIRVLENNLFQIQGSIFLPLNTTTQIDEAVSKLDKLRDQMDKINNDLSPKERTPGLDSELDKLQALLDSLTLQYKAKIDAKDKTVSQNNSGAFSIIKNAYNESTDAAKKVDDSKTTLKESADLRKETMDIRNQVQPANTRDLDKLNQSMATQPDLTPAAKQVCGSLRSETCTPLKCEGEDLCPPEGTPLCKKGEKCVGAVPLSKRANADVKDVKDRLDQLSGKITDAAEKLQDAQENTNQVRLTAEKLSNKMKQARDDLEDDLKETRDVVKDIKDFLSDPSSNLTHIQEVSDWILRAKLPLNLAALKRKLEELKDLATNLPDSTAVLKEAEPQLETAKKLLQEAKDARDTALGVKEGVDELVEGIVSEEDTLSDLEDKVQESMDLIDNLSDTLNKAKEQLIPAEKTLDDVSKLTKPMKPQLDELKELLENGGQLALDAQDNAENAQNEADDAEEDLVPLEEKLKELKDKAAARGPEGEAGAGGERLAKLKEDVGVLANTTDTMLKTIEGKADSLRSLQDEILQKSKQLEGLDVLLENLLRKLRDKARDLSICQA; from the exons ATGAGAATACTTTTGCTTTTAGCTG CCATAGCCGCAGCATCACAGGCCCAGACTGACTGCTCTCGGGGGGCTTGTTACCCCCCCAGCAATGACCTTCTGCTGGGCCGGTCTCACCAGCTCCATGCCACCTCCACCTGCGGCCTGACAGGCTCCGAGGTCTACTGCACCCCATACGAACAG CGGAGGATGAAGTGTTGTCCATGTGACTCCAGGAACCCAAACGCTCAGCTGGCCCACACTGTCCGGGATGTCCTGTCCACTGCCGGACCGGAGAGATGGTGGCAGTCCAGGAAAG AGCTGACTCCGGTGACTCTCCAGTTGGACCTGGGCAATCTGTTCCAGCTGGACAACCTGCTGCTCAGCTTTAAG GGTCCTCGTCCAAATGCCTTCGTTATAGAGCGGACTCTGGATAATGGCAGGGTGTGGCAGCCCACCCTGTACTTGGCTACAGACTGTGCAAAATCTTTTCCTGGCATCCCAACAACAACTCCTCTGAATCTGGAGCACACATACTGCTACACACTGCCCCCTACTGGAGCAAACCCGTACCATGATCACACC ATCCAATACAGTCCTTTGCGTCAGTATGCCTATGTTCCAGCTTCCAAAAGTCAAAAGATTGAAG ATGTGTCGGGGGTGACGGGGCTGAGGGTGAGGCTCACAGAGCTGGGCGATGTCCCCCGGCTCCCAGGCAGAGCGCTCAGCAGGTTCTATGCCCTGAAGGAGATGAGGGTGCTGGGCAGCTGTATGTGCCATGGACACGCCAACCGGTGCCTGCCAGAGGCCTACAACAGCCCACAGTCCAGcatacag gtgaaTCCTCAGTGTGACTGCCAGCACAACACAGCAGGTGTGAACTGTGAGCGCTGTGACGAGCTCTACAACGATCTGCCCTGGAGCCCTGCAGAGGAGGGCGACCCACACACCTGCAAAC gCTGTGAGTGTAACAACCATGCTCAGCGCTGCCATTTCGACCAGGCGGTGTACGAGGCCAGCGGGCGGAGTagtggaggagtgtgtgagggatGTTTGCACCACACCACAGGGCCTAAGTGTGACCAGTGTGCCCCAGGCTACCAGCCTAACCCCCGCAGCCAAATGGACCGACCTGATGCCTGCCTAC GCTGTGTCTGCAGTGCTGAGGGGACGGTGAATGGGGGCCGGTGTGACGAGAGCACAGGTCTGTGCCAGTGCAAGGTGAATGTTGAAGGGCCCCGCTGTGACCGCTGTAAGAGAGGCTACTACGGCCTGAGCGCCTCCAACCCTCTGGGCTGCTCCA AGTGTTCCTGTTCTGTAGACGGCTCGCTGGCAGAGGTGTGTGACCCGATCACCGGCCAGTGCCCCTGCCGTCCTCACTTCCAGGGCCTGAACTGTGAAGTGTGTTCTGAAGGTTACTGGAAACCCTTTCTGTCAGGAGGCTGCACACCCTGCAACTGTGACCCCACCAGGTCATACAGTGACAGATGTGACCAG GTGACCGGTCAGTGTCAGTGCAGACCGGGCTTTCAAGGCCGAGGATGCACCGAGTGCCCCGACAACACATACGGAGACGCTCTTATCGGCTGCAAGC cCTGTGAGTGTAACAACCATGCTCAGCGCTGCCATTTTGACCAGGCGGTGTACGAGGCCAGCGGGCGGAGGagtggaggagtgtgtgagggatGTTTGCACCACACCACAGGGCCTAAGTGTGACCAGTGTGCCCCAGGCTACCAGCCTAACCCCCGCAGCCAAATGGACCGACCTGATGCCTGCCTAC GCTGTGTCTGCAGTGCTGAGGGGACGGTGAATGGGGGCCGGTGTGACGACAGCACAGGTCTGTGCCAGTGCAAGGTGAATGTTGAAGGGCCCCGCTGTGACCGCTGTAAGAGAGGCTACTACGGCCTGAGCGCCTCCAACCCTCTGGGCTGCTCCA AGTGTTCCTGTTCTTTAGACGGCTCGCTGGCAGAGGTGTGTGACCCGATCACCGGCCAGTGCCCCTGCCGTCCTCACTTCCACGGCCTGAACTGTGAAGTGTGTTCTAAAGGTTACTGGAAACCCTCTCTGTCAGGACGCTGCACACCCTGCAACTGTGACCCCACCAGGTCATACAGTGACACATGTGACCAG GTGACCGGTCAGTGTCAGTGCAGACCGGGCTTTGGAGGCCGAGGATGCACCGAGTGCCCCGACAACACATACGGAGACGCTCTTATCGGCTGCAAGC CGTGTCGGTGTGATGCTGAAGGAACACTTCCAGAAGTTTGTGACAAGCAGACCGGAGAGTGTCTGTGCCGTCCGGGCGTCACCGGGACCAGCTGTGACTCCTGCAGTCCGGGACACTGTGATTCCTTCCCGGGCTGCTCCACGTGTCCCTCCTGCTTCTTCACGCTGGACGCCCAGATACAAAACATGAGCTCAGCTCTTGGGAAACTTTCCCCAACTGTCCCTACCCGTCCTGGAGGTTCTGGTGTTCTTGGAAACTTTGGACCTCGCATCCGGGTCCTGGAGAACAACCTGTTCCAGATCCAGGGCTCCATCTTTCTTCCACTCAATACCACCACACAGATTGATGAAGCTGTGTCCAAACTGGACAAGCTGAG GGACCAGATGGACAAGATTAACAATGACCTTTCACCCAAGGAGAGAACTCCTGGTCTGGACTCAGAGCTGGACAAACTGCAGGCTCTGCTGGACAGCCTCACTCTGCAGTACAAAGCCAAGATAGATGCAAAGGACAAAACCGTCAGTCAAAACAATTCAG GAGCTTTTTCTATCATCAAGAACGCCTACAATGAGTCTACCGATGCAGCTAAGAAAGTGGATGACAGCAAAACCACATTAAAGGAATCAGCTGATCTCAGAAAAGAGACTATGGACATTCGGAACCAAGTACAGCCCGCCAACACCAGAGACCTGGACAAACTGAACCAGAGCATGGCCACCCAACCAGACCTCACTCCTGCTGCCAAACAG GTATGTGGCAGTCTTCGCTCAGAGACCTGCACCCCTCTGAAGTGTGAGGGTGAAGACTTGTGTCCACCAGAGGGAACCCCCCTTTGTAAAAAGGGTGAAAAGTGTGTGGGTGCTGTGCCGCTCAGCAAGAGGGCCAACGCTGATGTGAAGGACGTGAAGGACCGACTGGACCAGCTCTCTGGGAAGATCACAGATGCTGCAGAGAAG CTCCAGGATGCACAGGAAAACACCAATCAGGTGAGACTGACTGCAGAGAAGCTGTCCAATAAGATGAAGCAGGCCAGAGACGATCTAGAAGACGACTTAAAGGAGACACGTGACGTTGTGAAAGACATCAAGGATTTCCTGTCAG ACCCTTCCTCCAACCTGACCCACATCCAGGAGGTGAGCGACTGGATCCTGAGAGCAAAATTACCTCTCAACCTGGCCGCTCTGAAGAGgaagctggaggagctgaaggacCTGGCCACCAACCTGCCAGACAGCACGGCCGTGCTGAAGGAGGCGGAGCCGCAGCTGGAGACCGCCAAGAAACTGCTACAGGAAGCCAAGGACGCCAG GGATACGGCATTAGGAGTAAAGGAAGGTGTGGATGAGTTGGTGGAAGGCATCGTCTCGGAGGAGGACACCCTCTCTGACCTGGAGGACAAAGTGCAGGAGAGCATGGATCTCATAGACAACCTGAGTGACACCCTCAACAAG GCCAAAGAGCAGCTGATCCCGGCGGAGAAGACTCTGGATGATGTGTCAAAACTGACAAAACCGATGAAGCCACAGCTGGACGAGCTTAAAGAGCTGCTGGAGAACGGAGGCCAGCTGGCTCTGGATGCACAGGACAATGCAGAAAACGCTCAGAATGAGGCAGATGATGCTGAAGAG gacTTGGTGCCTTTGGAGGAGAAGCTGAAGGAGCTGAAGGACAAGGCTGCAGCCAGGGGCCCAGAGGGAGAGGCGGGGGCCGGAGGGGAGAGACTGGCCAAGTTAAAGGAGGACGTTGGCGTTCTGGCCAACACAACAGACACCATGCTGAAGACCATTGAAG GTAAAGCAGATTCCCTCAGGTCGCTGCAGGATGAGATTCTACAGAAGTCCAAACAGCTTGAAGGGCTGGATGTCCTACTTGAAAATCTTTTGAGAAAGCTTCGAGATAAAGCCCGCGACCTTAGCATCTGCCAGGCCTGA
- the camk1ga gene encoding calcium/calmodulin-dependent protein kinase IGa: MRRKEIICSWKKSTSNIRDVFDFKGKMGSGAFSEVFMVREKKTGKMYALKCLKKKHLAHSNLENEINVLRRIQHDNVVGLEDFYESQTHYYLVMQLVSGGELFDRILDKGVFTEKDASTVIQQVLQAVSYLHENSIVHRDLKPENLLYYNTDENAKIMVSDFGLSKTLEHGVMSTACGTPGYVAPEVLAQRPYSKTVDCWSIGVITYILLCGYPPFFEDNETRLFSKIMRAEYAFHSPFWDDISESAKDFIRNMMHKNPTKRFLTEQALRHPWIAENTAKDVDISQSVCEQMERSFAKSKWKQAFNAASVVHHMKKLQSSHSEPHLLLPCMTTITVQSSSQENLKVLGPCLDEADALDPNENLFQVASSPSCSSAESFSHSESREGKDFLSEPVATFRPSKSADKVSKRKDPSIQSGVCSAM, from the exons GGGGGCCTTTTCCGAGGTTTTTATGGTGAGAgagaagaaaacaggaaaaatgtACGCCTTGAAATGTCTGAAGAAGAAACACCTCGCTCATAGCAATCTCGAAAATGAAATCAATGTACTGAGAAg GATACAGCACGATAACGTGGTGGGACTGGAGGATTTCTATGAGAGCCAAACGCACTATTACCTGGTCATGCAGCT ggtgtcAGGTGGGGAGCTGTTTGATCGCATTTTAGATAAGGGGGTTTTCACTGAGAAGGACGCCAGCACGGTGATACAGCAGGTGCTGCAGGCTGTCAGCTACCTGCATGAAAACAGCATCGTACACAGGGACCTTAAG CCTGAGAACCTGCTGTACTACAACACAGATGAGAACGCAAAGATCATGGTGAGTGACTTTGGCCTGTCGAAGACATTAGAGCACGGTGTGATGTCCACAGCCTGCGGTACGCCTGGATATGTTG CCCCTGAGGTTTTGGCCCAGAGACCCTACAGCAAAACAGTGGACTGCTGGTCTATCGGAGTTATCACCTACATCTT gCTCTGCGGCTACCCTCCATTCTTTGAAGACAACGAGACGCGGCTGTTCTCAAAGATCATGCGAGCTGAGTACGCTTTTCATTCACCTTTCTGGGACGACATCTCTGAGTCAG CCAAAGACTTCATCAGGAATATGATGCATAAAAACCCCACAAAACGCTTCCTCACTGAGCAGGCACTCAGACACCCATG GATTGCTGAAAACACGGCTAAAGACGTGGACATTtctcagtctgtgtgtgagcagatgGAGAGAAGCTTTGCCAAATCCAAATGGAAG CAAGCCTTCAACGCAGCTTCAGTGGTTCACCACATGAAGAAACTGCAGTCGTCCCATTCCGAGCCCCACCTCCTACTTCCCTGCATGACCACCATCACAGTACAGTCCTCCTCCCAGGAGAACCTGAAGGTGCTGGGACCGTGCCTCGATGAGGCCGATGCCCTCGACCCGAACGAGAACCTCTTCCAGGTGGCCAGTAGTCCGTCCTGCAGTAGTGCTGAGTCGTTCAGTCACAGCGAATCAAGAGAGGGCAAAGACTTCCTCTCAGAGCCGGTCGCTACTTTCAGGCCATCCAAGAG TGCGGACAAAGTGTCTAAGAGGAAGGACCCATCCATTCAGTCTGGAGTGTGTTCTGCCATGTGA